A single Drosophila miranda strain MSH22 chromosome XR, D.miranda_PacBio2.1, whole genome shotgun sequence DNA region contains:
- the LOC108150905 gene encoding collagen alpha-5(IV) chain isoform X2, protein MARAVCCMVVACIFLVQCVYSAKFDAENRRLILDINDQKTTNQQYYSSNFDTNAYRYGYDVGKTGNFHHETRGPDGVTYGCYGLIDPYHLLRATHYVADAHGYRTVEPEKPVETFPPHLYNETDGGPSAPGILLQWHELYFPIGCGKFANGAQSGVPYFVENDYKKKEGSKDAIPSFSVNIPVLKGSDQKSLPIHKPTGPLVPQGTGLFGTDKGHTHREYPGDQAPSFHSVNTLLPGSNNDGQYKPDSNPYNHVVGSNGGNGGNGGSGSGGGNGGNGGFGGFGPNGPGGPGGPNGPNGPKGPFGPPGPPGPLGPVGAGGGASGKPVYKDGDRTGLGSGQYNANGDATGPGSGSGFGSGDRYSTGNGNGVGAGDRYSTGSGAGVGAGSGYRPGDEGTYTSTYTHTDTGFPGAIGYVSGNGPTGPPAPPYVHIVGPEGGYGGEGGNGGNGDGGGVGPNGPNGPGGPKGPGGPKGPPGPNGPNGPPGPPGPPGPPGPNGPTRPGPKGPFGPPGPPGPQGPTRPGPYGPPGPPGPPGPTRPGPPGPPGPQRPGPPGPPGPGRPGPPGPDRPGPPGPDRPGPPGPPPPNGNRVPPTDPRHSDKDTPGYLPPDQPGKISLPPPPSYSQTIKIEPPPKSPVINFKPNYEQNNDYVQKKPSTSTATAKPPLTYIPPSIPQPKKPQPPPPSQHHVPVPVPNVPVPVPPFQTTTTIVQPKVPAIIIEKDNKPPVTIGNIDIHTVPQRPQNVVPHTPPAPPTPAVVTRYETTPRTTSRPTVYQPSTPRPFEKVSSPPIQYHTPQVPQQPPPYRQPVPQTPTVTTPRPQQSYVVEPKVTPRPSPPLHVPAYPNSGDTCVCNDKTHHSSKTTQSTTSTHSHTSNNYPQNPASVDFNKQFSGFNGQANFGSIINAMSLTQLPVIPQAPGQPAFYPPDKIPKGAVIALMPVVILPQEYYSNCDENSIYTSDKQQNSIVDPFPLGVQPAAIPNAFSLHSVFTGGAPKDQCMCPCSCTQNLPSRLHKKRETSEKEATEAKAEAEAEVKAAASEEAKVEIKPVAAASEEANVEIPVVPAASEEVKVEAKPIPAASEEAKEVLPVPAASEEIQVEVKPAAAASEEPKVEVKPVAAASEEVKVEIKPVPATAEEPKPAASEEAKVLADPLPVVKVKETSDDKIKVETTN, encoded by the exons ATGGCGCGTGCAGTTTGTTGCATg GTCGTCGCTTGCATCTTCTTGGTGCAATGCGTTTACTCTGCCAAATTCGATGCAGAGAATCGTCGCCTTATACTCGATATAAACGATCAAAAGACAACGAATCAACAATATTATTCCTCTAACTTTGACACAA ACGCCTATCGTTATGGCTATGATGTGGGAAAGACAGGGAACTTCCATCACGAGACCCGTGGACCCGATGGCGTCACCTATGGCTGCTACGGCCTGATCGATCCCTACCATCTGCTCCGAGCCACACACTATGTGGCCGATGCCCATGGCTATAGGACAGTAGAGCCGGAGAAGCCCGTCGAGACCTTCCCCCCACATCTGTACAATGAGACGGATGGTGGTCCCTCGGCGCCAGGAATTCTGCTGCAGTGGCACGAGCTCTATTTCCCCATTGGATGCGGCAAGTTTGCCAACGGCGCCCAGTCGGGTGTGCCCTACTTTGTGGAGAATGAT TATAAGAAAAAGGAGGGTAGCAAGGATGCCATACCCTCGTTCTCGGTGAACATTCCGGTACTGAAGGGCTCCGACCAGAAGAGTCTGCCCATCCACAAGCCAACGGGTCCGCTGGTGCCCCAGGGCACAGGGCTCTTCGGCACCGACAAGGGACACACGCATCGCGAGTATCCTGGGGATCAGGCGCCATCCTTCCACTCTGTGAACACCCTGCTTCCGGGCAGCAACA ATGATGGCCAATACAAGCCGGATAGCAATCCTTATAACCATGTGGTTGGCTCCAACGGAGGCAACGGCGGCAATGGCGGCAGCGGCTCAGGAGGCGGCAACGGCGGCAATGGAGGATTCGGTGGCTTTGGACCCAACGGTCCTGGCGGTCCTGGCGGTCCAAACGGACCCAATGGACCCAAGGGGCCGTTTGGTCCCCCTGGACCCCCAGGACCCTTGGGCCCTGTCGGCGCGGGAGGCGGAGCCTCAGGAAAACCGGTATACAAGGATGGAGATCGCACAGGCCTTGGATCGGGTCAATATAATGCCAATGGCGACGCTACTGGTCCCGGCAGCGGCTCCGGTTTCGGCTCTGGCGATCGCTATAGCACTGGCAATGGCAACGGCGTCGGTGCTGGCGATCGCTACAGCACGGGCAGTGGTGCTGGAGTCGGTGCTGGCAGTGGCTATCGTCCTGGCGATGAGGGTACCTACACGAGCACCTACACGCACACCGATACCGGTTTTCCTGGGGCCATTGGATACGTATCAG GCAACG GCCCCACCGGTCCGCCAGCACCTCCGTATGTCCACATTGTTGGACCCGAGGGCGGCTACGGCGGCGAGGGCGGCAACGGCggcaatggcgacggcggcggTGTAGGACCCAACGGTCCCAACGGCCCTGGAGGACCCAAGGGACCTGGAG GCCCCAAGGGACCACCTGGCCCCAACGGCCCCAACGGACCACCCGGCCCACCTGGACCACCAG GACCTCCCGGACCCAATGGACCTACTAGACCCGGACCTAAAG GACCCTTTGGACCTCCCGGCCCACCCGGACCTCAGGGGCCAACCAGGCCAGGACCATATGGACCTCCCGGCCCACCCGGCCCACCCGGCCCCACTCGCCCAGGACCACCAGGGCCACCGG GACCCCAACGCCCAGGACCTCCCGGCCCACCCGGACCCGGTCGCCCTGGCCCACCCGGACCCGACCGCCCGGGACCACCCGGACCCGACCGCCCAGGACCACCGGGGCCACCACCACCAAACGGTAACCGTGTACCGCCCACCGATCCCAGGCATTCGGACAAGGACACACCCGGATACCTGCCGCCAGATCAACCGGGTAAAATCTCGCTACCACCCCCACCATCCTACTCACAGACCATTAAGATCGAACCACCTCCGAAGTCACCCGTAATCAATTTCAAGCCCAATTACGAACAGAATAATGATTATGTGCAAAAGAAACCATCCACaagcacagccacagcaaagCCACCACTAACCTATATTCCTCCTTCTATCCCACAACCAAAAAAACCTCAACCACCACCACCTTCCCAACACCATGTTCCCGTTCCTGTTCCCAACGTTCCTGTACCCGTTCCGCCATTCCAAACGACAACAACGATTGTACAGCCAAAGGTCCCGGCTATCATTATTGAGAAGGATAATAAGCCACCAGTAACAATCGGTAATATTGATATCCATACAGTACCACAGAGACCGCAAAACGTTGTACCGCACACACCACCCGCACCGCCCACTCCAGCAGTGGTGACACGATACGAAACGACTCCACGAACGACTTCCAGACCGACTGTCTACCAGCCATCCACGCCCAGACCCTTCGAAAAGGTCTCCAGTCCACCCATACAATACCATACGCCACAGGTGCCCCAACAGCCACCGCCGTACAGACAACCCGTACCACAGACGCCGACGGTGACGACGCCACGACCACAACAATCCTATGTTGTTGAACCAAAAGTAACGCCACGTCCCTCTCCACCATTGCATGTGCCTGCGTATCCGAACAGCGGCGACACCTGTGTCTGCAACGATAAGACGCACCACTCATCGAAAACCACTCAAAGCACCACAAGCACCCACTCCCACACTAGTAACAACTATCCCCAAAATCCTGCCTCTGTTGACTTTAACAAACAATTTTCCGGCTTCAATGGACAAGCGAACTTTGGCAGCATAATCAATGCCATGTCACTCACACAATTGCCCGTGATACCCCAAGCCCCGGGACAGCCGGCCTTCTATCCGCCGGATAAGATACCCAAGGGCGCTGTCATCGCTCTCATGCCGGTGGTGATCCTGCCACAGGAGTACTACTCGAATTGCGATGAGAATTCCATATACACAAGCGACAAGCAGCAGAACAGCATTGTCGATCCCTTCCCGCTGGGCGTGCAGCCAGCGGCCATACCGAATGCCTTCAGCCTGCATTCGGTGTTCACGGGCGGCGCCCCCAAGGATCAGTGCATGTGTCCCTGTTCCTGCACTCAAAATTTGCCTAGCAGATTGCACAAGAAACGCGAGACGAGCGAAAAGGAGGCCACGGAGGCGAAGgccgaggcggaggcggaggtcAAGGCTGCTGCCTCTGAGGAGGCAAAAGTAGAGATTAAACCGGTTGCGGCTGCCTCTGAGGAGGCCAACGTAGAGATTCCAGTCGTTCCTGCTGCCTCTGAAGAGGTTAAGGTGGAGGCTAAGCCCATTCCTGCTGCCTCTGAAGAGGCTAAAGAGGTTCTACCAGTACCAGCAGCCTCCGAAGAGATTCAAGTGGAGGTTAAGCCCGCTGCAGCAGCCTCTGAAGAACCCAAAGTAGAGGTAAAACCAGTTGCAGCCGCCTCTGAGGAGGTTAAAGTAGAGATTAAACCAGTGCCAGCCACCGCCGAAGAGCCAAAACCAGCTGCCTCTGAAGAAGCTAAAGTCCTGGCTGATCCACTGCCCGTGGTAAAGGTCAAGGAGACTAGCGACGACAAGATCAAGGTTGAGACTACAAACTAA
- the LOC108150905 gene encoding collagen alpha-5(IV) chain isoform X1, with the protein MARAVCCMVVACIFLVQCVYSAKFDAENRRLILDINDQKTTNQQYYSSNFDTNAYRYGYDVGKTGNFHHETRGPDGVTYGCYGLIDPYHLLRATHYVADAHGYRTVEPEKPVETFPPHLYNETDGGPSAPGILLQWHELYFPIGCGKFANGAQSGVPYFVENDYKKKEGSKDAIPSFSVNIPVLKGSDQKSLPIHKPTGPLVPQGTGLFGTDKGHTHREYPGDQAPSFHSVNTLLPGSNNDGQYKPDSNPYNHVVGSNGGNGGNGGSGSGGGNGGNGGFGGFGPNGPGGPGGPNGPNGPKGPFGPPGPPGPLGPVGAGGGASGKPVYKDGDRTGLGSGQYNANGDATGPGSGSGFGSGDRYSTGNGNGVGAGDRYSTGSGAGVGAGSGYRPGDEGTYTSTYTHTDTGFPGAIGYVSGNGKYRGEDGRYKGINDGKYYHDDSGKYVHVEGPTGPPAPPYVHIVGPEGGYGGEGGNGGNGDGGGVGPNGPNGPGGPKGPGGPKGPPGPNGPNGPPGPPGPPGPPGPNGPTRPGPKGPFGPPGPPGPQGPTRPGPYGPPGPPGPPGPTRPGPPGPPGPQRPGPPGPPGPGRPGPPGPDRPGPPGPDRPGPPGPPPPNGNRVPPTDPRHSDKDTPGYLPPDQPGKISLPPPPSYSQTIKIEPPPKSPVINFKPNYEQNNDYVQKKPSTSTATAKPPLTYIPPSIPQPKKPQPPPPSQHHVPVPVPNVPVPVPPFQTTTTIVQPKVPAIIIEKDNKPPVTIGNIDIHTVPQRPQNVVPHTPPAPPTPAVVTRYETTPRTTSRPTVYQPSTPRPFEKVSSPPIQYHTPQVPQQPPPYRQPVPQTPTVTTPRPQQSYVVEPKVTPRPSPPLHVPAYPNSGDTCVCNDKTHHSSKTTQSTTSTHSHTSNNYPQNPASVDFNKQFSGFNGQANFGSIINAMSLTQLPVIPQAPGQPAFYPPDKIPKGAVIALMPVVILPQEYYSNCDENSIYTSDKQQNSIVDPFPLGVQPAAIPNAFSLHSVFTGGAPKDQCMCPCSCTQNLPSRLHKKRETSEKEATEAKAEAEAEVKAAASEEAKVEIKPVAAASEEANVEIPVVPAASEEVKVEAKPIPAASEEAKEVLPVPAASEEIQVEVKPAAAASEEPKVEVKPVAAASEEVKVEIKPVPATAEEPKPAASEEAKVLADPLPVVKVKETSDDKIKVETTN; encoded by the exons ATGGCGCGTGCAGTTTGTTGCATg GTCGTCGCTTGCATCTTCTTGGTGCAATGCGTTTACTCTGCCAAATTCGATGCAGAGAATCGTCGCCTTATACTCGATATAAACGATCAAAAGACAACGAATCAACAATATTATTCCTCTAACTTTGACACAA ACGCCTATCGTTATGGCTATGATGTGGGAAAGACAGGGAACTTCCATCACGAGACCCGTGGACCCGATGGCGTCACCTATGGCTGCTACGGCCTGATCGATCCCTACCATCTGCTCCGAGCCACACACTATGTGGCCGATGCCCATGGCTATAGGACAGTAGAGCCGGAGAAGCCCGTCGAGACCTTCCCCCCACATCTGTACAATGAGACGGATGGTGGTCCCTCGGCGCCAGGAATTCTGCTGCAGTGGCACGAGCTCTATTTCCCCATTGGATGCGGCAAGTTTGCCAACGGCGCCCAGTCGGGTGTGCCCTACTTTGTGGAGAATGAT TATAAGAAAAAGGAGGGTAGCAAGGATGCCATACCCTCGTTCTCGGTGAACATTCCGGTACTGAAGGGCTCCGACCAGAAGAGTCTGCCCATCCACAAGCCAACGGGTCCGCTGGTGCCCCAGGGCACAGGGCTCTTCGGCACCGACAAGGGACACACGCATCGCGAGTATCCTGGGGATCAGGCGCCATCCTTCCACTCTGTGAACACCCTGCTTCCGGGCAGCAACA ATGATGGCCAATACAAGCCGGATAGCAATCCTTATAACCATGTGGTTGGCTCCAACGGAGGCAACGGCGGCAATGGCGGCAGCGGCTCAGGAGGCGGCAACGGCGGCAATGGAGGATTCGGTGGCTTTGGACCCAACGGTCCTGGCGGTCCTGGCGGTCCAAACGGACCCAATGGACCCAAGGGGCCGTTTGGTCCCCCTGGACCCCCAGGACCCTTGGGCCCTGTCGGCGCGGGAGGCGGAGCCTCAGGAAAACCGGTATACAAGGATGGAGATCGCACAGGCCTTGGATCGGGTCAATATAATGCCAATGGCGACGCTACTGGTCCCGGCAGCGGCTCCGGTTTCGGCTCTGGCGATCGCTATAGCACTGGCAATGGCAACGGCGTCGGTGCTGGCGATCGCTACAGCACGGGCAGTGGTGCTGGAGTCGGTGCTGGCAGTGGCTATCGTCCTGGCGATGAGGGTACCTACACGAGCACCTACACGCACACCGATACCGGTTTTCCTGGGGCCATTGGATACGTATCAG GCAACGGTAAATATAGAGGTGAAGATGGACGTTACAAAG GTATTAATGATGGCAAATATTATCACGATGATTCGGGCAAATATGTTCACGTTGAAGGCCCCACCGGTCCGCCAGCACCTCCGTATGTCCACATTGTTGGACCCGAGGGCGGCTACGGCGGCGAGGGCGGCAACGGCggcaatggcgacggcggcggTGTAGGACCCAACGGTCCCAACGGCCCTGGAGGACCCAAGGGACCTGGAG GCCCCAAGGGACCACCTGGCCCCAACGGCCCCAACGGACCACCCGGCCCACCTGGACCACCAG GACCTCCCGGACCCAATGGACCTACTAGACCCGGACCTAAAG GACCCTTTGGACCTCCCGGCCCACCCGGACCTCAGGGGCCAACCAGGCCAGGACCATATGGACCTCCCGGCCCACCCGGCCCACCCGGCCCCACTCGCCCAGGACCACCAGGGCCACCGG GACCCCAACGCCCAGGACCTCCCGGCCCACCCGGACCCGGTCGCCCTGGCCCACCCGGACCCGACCGCCCGGGACCACCCGGACCCGACCGCCCAGGACCACCGGGGCCACCACCACCAAACGGTAACCGTGTACCGCCCACCGATCCCAGGCATTCGGACAAGGACACACCCGGATACCTGCCGCCAGATCAACCGGGTAAAATCTCGCTACCACCCCCACCATCCTACTCACAGACCATTAAGATCGAACCACCTCCGAAGTCACCCGTAATCAATTTCAAGCCCAATTACGAACAGAATAATGATTATGTGCAAAAGAAACCATCCACaagcacagccacagcaaagCCACCACTAACCTATATTCCTCCTTCTATCCCACAACCAAAAAAACCTCAACCACCACCACCTTCCCAACACCATGTTCCCGTTCCTGTTCCCAACGTTCCTGTACCCGTTCCGCCATTCCAAACGACAACAACGATTGTACAGCCAAAGGTCCCGGCTATCATTATTGAGAAGGATAATAAGCCACCAGTAACAATCGGTAATATTGATATCCATACAGTACCACAGAGACCGCAAAACGTTGTACCGCACACACCACCCGCACCGCCCACTCCAGCAGTGGTGACACGATACGAAACGACTCCACGAACGACTTCCAGACCGACTGTCTACCAGCCATCCACGCCCAGACCCTTCGAAAAGGTCTCCAGTCCACCCATACAATACCATACGCCACAGGTGCCCCAACAGCCACCGCCGTACAGACAACCCGTACCACAGACGCCGACGGTGACGACGCCACGACCACAACAATCCTATGTTGTTGAACCAAAAGTAACGCCACGTCCCTCTCCACCATTGCATGTGCCTGCGTATCCGAACAGCGGCGACACCTGTGTCTGCAACGATAAGACGCACCACTCATCGAAAACCACTCAAAGCACCACAAGCACCCACTCCCACACTAGTAACAACTATCCCCAAAATCCTGCCTCTGTTGACTTTAACAAACAATTTTCCGGCTTCAATGGACAAGCGAACTTTGGCAGCATAATCAATGCCATGTCACTCACACAATTGCCCGTGATACCCCAAGCCCCGGGACAGCCGGCCTTCTATCCGCCGGATAAGATACCCAAGGGCGCTGTCATCGCTCTCATGCCGGTGGTGATCCTGCCACAGGAGTACTACTCGAATTGCGATGAGAATTCCATATACACAAGCGACAAGCAGCAGAACAGCATTGTCGATCCCTTCCCGCTGGGCGTGCAGCCAGCGGCCATACCGAATGCCTTCAGCCTGCATTCGGTGTTCACGGGCGGCGCCCCCAAGGATCAGTGCATGTGTCCCTGTTCCTGCACTCAAAATTTGCCTAGCAGATTGCACAAGAAACGCGAGACGAGCGAAAAGGAGGCCACGGAGGCGAAGgccgaggcggaggcggaggtcAAGGCTGCTGCCTCTGAGGAGGCAAAAGTAGAGATTAAACCGGTTGCGGCTGCCTCTGAGGAGGCCAACGTAGAGATTCCAGTCGTTCCTGCTGCCTCTGAAGAGGTTAAGGTGGAGGCTAAGCCCATTCCTGCTGCCTCTGAAGAGGCTAAAGAGGTTCTACCAGTACCAGCAGCCTCCGAAGAGATTCAAGTGGAGGTTAAGCCCGCTGCAGCAGCCTCTGAAGAACCCAAAGTAGAGGTAAAACCAGTTGCAGCCGCCTCTGAGGAGGTTAAAGTAGAGATTAAACCAGTGCCAGCCACCGCCGAAGAGCCAAAACCAGCTGCCTCTGAAGAAGCTAAAGTCCTGGCTGATCCACTGCCCGTGGTAAAGGTCAAGGAGACTAGCGACGACAAGATCAAGGTTGAGACTACAAACTAA
- the LOC108150905 gene encoding collagen alpha-1(I) chain isoform X6, protein MARAVCCMVVACIFLVQCVYSAKFDAENRRLILDINDQKTTNQQYYSSNFDTNAYRYGYDVGKTGNFHHETRGPDGVTYGCYGLIDPYHLLRATHYVADAHGYRTVEPEKPVETFPPHLYNETDGGPSAPGILLQWHELYFPIGCGKFANGAQSGVPYFVENDYKKKEGSKDAIPSFSVNIPVLKGSDQKSLPIHKPTGPLVPQGTGLFGTDKGHTHREYPGDQAPSFHSVNTLLPGSNNDGQYKPDSNPYNHVVGSNGGNGGNGGSGSGGGNGGNGGFGGFGPNGPGGPGGPNGPNGPKGPFGPPGPPGPLGPVGAGGGASGKPVYKDGDRTGLGSGQYNANGDATGPGSGSGFGSGDRYSTGNGNGVGAGDRYSTGSGAGVGAGSGYRPGDEGTYTSTYTHTDTGFPGAIGYVSGNGKYRGEDGRYKGINDGKYYHDDSGKYVHVEGPTGPPAPPYVHIVGPEGGYGGEGGNGGNGDGGGVGPNGPNGPGGPKGPGGPKGPPGPNGPNGPPGPPGPPGPPGPNGPTRPGPKGPFGPPGPPGPQGPTRPGPYGPPGPPGPPGPTRPGPPGPPGPQRPGPPGPPGPGRPGPPGPDRPGPPGPDRPGPPGPPPPNGNRVPPTDPRHSDKDTPGYLPPDQPAKGPGYHY, encoded by the exons ATGGCGCGTGCAGTTTGTTGCATg GTCGTCGCTTGCATCTTCTTGGTGCAATGCGTTTACTCTGCCAAATTCGATGCAGAGAATCGTCGCCTTATACTCGATATAAACGATCAAAAGACAACGAATCAACAATATTATTCCTCTAACTTTGACACAA ACGCCTATCGTTATGGCTATGATGTGGGAAAGACAGGGAACTTCCATCACGAGACCCGTGGACCCGATGGCGTCACCTATGGCTGCTACGGCCTGATCGATCCCTACCATCTGCTCCGAGCCACACACTATGTGGCCGATGCCCATGGCTATAGGACAGTAGAGCCGGAGAAGCCCGTCGAGACCTTCCCCCCACATCTGTACAATGAGACGGATGGTGGTCCCTCGGCGCCAGGAATTCTGCTGCAGTGGCACGAGCTCTATTTCCCCATTGGATGCGGCAAGTTTGCCAACGGCGCCCAGTCGGGTGTGCCCTACTTTGTGGAGAATGAT TATAAGAAAAAGGAGGGTAGCAAGGATGCCATACCCTCGTTCTCGGTGAACATTCCGGTACTGAAGGGCTCCGACCAGAAGAGTCTGCCCATCCACAAGCCAACGGGTCCGCTGGTGCCCCAGGGCACAGGGCTCTTCGGCACCGACAAGGGACACACGCATCGCGAGTATCCTGGGGATCAGGCGCCATCCTTCCACTCTGTGAACACCCTGCTTCCGGGCAGCAACA ATGATGGCCAATACAAGCCGGATAGCAATCCTTATAACCATGTGGTTGGCTCCAACGGAGGCAACGGCGGCAATGGCGGCAGCGGCTCAGGAGGCGGCAACGGCGGCAATGGAGGATTCGGTGGCTTTGGACCCAACGGTCCTGGCGGTCCTGGCGGTCCAAACGGACCCAATGGACCCAAGGGGCCGTTTGGTCCCCCTGGACCCCCAGGACCCTTGGGCCCTGTCGGCGCGGGAGGCGGAGCCTCAGGAAAACCGGTATACAAGGATGGAGATCGCACAGGCCTTGGATCGGGTCAATATAATGCCAATGGCGACGCTACTGGTCCCGGCAGCGGCTCCGGTTTCGGCTCTGGCGATCGCTATAGCACTGGCAATGGCAACGGCGTCGGTGCTGGCGATCGCTACAGCACGGGCAGTGGTGCTGGAGTCGGTGCTGGCAGTGGCTATCGTCCTGGCGATGAGGGTACCTACACGAGCACCTACACGCACACCGATACCGGTTTTCCTGGGGCCATTGGATACGTATCAG GCAACGGTAAATATAGAGGTGAAGATGGACGTTACAAAG GTATTAATGATGGCAAATATTATCACGATGATTCGGGCAAATATGTTCACGTTGAAGGCCCCACCGGTCCGCCAGCACCTCCGTATGTCCACATTGTTGGACCCGAGGGCGGCTACGGCGGCGAGGGCGGCAACGGCggcaatggcgacggcggcggTGTAGGACCCAACGGTCCCAACGGCCCTGGAGGACCCAAGGGACCTGGAG GCCCCAAGGGACCACCTGGCCCCAACGGCCCCAACGGACCACCCGGCCCACCTGGACCACCAG GACCTCCCGGACCCAATGGACCTACTAGACCCGGACCTAAAG GACCCTTTGGACCTCCCGGCCCACCCGGACCTCAGGGGCCAACCAGGCCAGGACCATATGGACCTCCCGGCCCACCCGGCCCACCCGGCCCCACTCGCCCAGGACCACCAGGGCCACCGG GACCCCAACGCCCAGGACCTCCCGGCCCACCCGGACCCGGTCGCCCTGGCCCACCCGGACCCGACCGCCCGGGACCACCCGGACCCGACCGCCCAGGACCACCGGGGCCACCACCACCAAACGGTAACCGTGTACCGCCCACCGATCCCAGGCATTCGGACAAGGACACACCCGGATACCTGCCGCCAGATCAACCGG CCAAAGGTCCCGGCTATCATTATTGA